The following coding sequences are from one Arachis hypogaea cultivar Tifrunner chromosome 7, arahy.Tifrunner.gnm2.J5K5, whole genome shotgun sequence window:
- the LOC112703106 gene encoding SH3 domain-containing protein 2 codes for MEAIRKQASKLREQVARQQQAVLKQFGGGGYGGSDNMVTDEVELQQHQKLEKLYISTRAGKHYQRDIVRGVEGYIVTGSKQVEIGAKLSEDSRKYGSENNCTSGNTLSRAALSYSHAHAQMEKERGNLLKALTTQVAEPLRAMVMGAPLEDARHLAQRYDRMRQEAEAQAIEVSKRQARVRETPGNAESAMKLEAAETKLQDLKSNMTILGKEAAAALTAVEAQQQRLTLQRLIAMVEAERAYHQRVLQILDQLEGEMISERQRIEAPPTPSVDNSMAPPPSYEEVNGVYASQTHNGMTDSMGYFLGEVLFPYHAESEVELNLSIGDFIVVRKVTNNGWAEGECKGKAGWFPFGYIERRDRVLASKVAEVF; via the exons ATGGAAGCTATCAGAAAACAAGCCTCCAAGCTTCGAGAACAAGTCGCTCGCCAACAGCAG GCTGTGCTGAAACAATTTGGAGGTGGGGGATATGGAGGTTCAGATAATATGGTTACTGATGAAGTAGAGCTTCAACAACATCAGAAACTTGAGAAGCTTTACATATCAACACGTGCAGGAAAG cattATCAAAGAGATATTGTCCGTGGTGTAGAAGGTTATATTGTTACTGGATCCAAGCAGGTTGAAATTG GAGCAAAGTTGTCAGAAGATAGCAGGAAATATGGATCAGAAAATAATTGCACTAGTGGTAATACGTTGTCGAGGGCTGCACTAAGTTACTCACATGCCCATGCACAAATGGAGAAGGAGCGTGGGAACTTACTGAAAGCTCTGACCACACAG GTTGCAGAGCCCCTAAGAGCAATGGTGATGGGAGCTCCGTTGGAGGATGCTCGGCATCTTGCTCAACGTTATGACAGAATGCGTCAGGAAGCTGAAGCACAG GCTATCGAAGTTTCCAAACGCCAGGCAAGAGTAAGAGAAACACCAGGAAATGCTGAAAGTGCTATGAAACTAGAAGCAGCGGAAACAAAGCTGCAAGACCTGAAGTCAAACATGACCATATTGGGTAAGGAAGCTGCTGCAGCATTGACTGCTGTTGAAGCGCAGCAACAGAGGTTAACCCTCCAGCGTCTTATAGCTATG GTTGAAGCAGAGCGTGCCTATCATCAGAGAGTACTCCAAATACTTGATCAACTTGAGGGAGAG ATGATATCAGAAAGACAACGAATTGAAGCCCCTCCTACACCTAGTGTGGATAACAGCATGGCACCACCCCCATCATATGAAGAAGTGAATGGTGTCTATGCTTCTCAGACACACAATGGCATGACAGATAGTATGGGTTACTTCTTAGGAGAG GTTTTATTTCCATATCATGCTGAGTCTGAAGTTGAACTGAATCTATCCATTGGGGATTTTATTGTTGTTCGAAAG GTTACAAACAATGGATGGGCCGAGGGTGAATGCAAAGGGAAGGCAGGTTGGTTTCCATTTGGTTATATTGAAAGAAGGGATCGAGTTCTTGCAAGCAAGGTGGCTGAAGTGTTTTGA